Within Paenibacillus sabinae T27, the genomic segment GCTTGAGAACCCGTCCATTGACCCATCGCTTCCGCAGTCTTATCCGGAGCACAATTTGCCAGCGGTAAAAAGCGAAGCAACAGGCCAACCTAGTAAGGAAAAAGGCACAAGGAAAGGAGCCGAGACTTATGAATCACCTGACCTCGGAGCAGCTTGACCACCTGCACGGGCTTCTTGTCCAGCAGCGGGACGATATCCGGCACAGGCTTATAGAGAATGAAGATCACGGTCTGGAGGATTCCATGCGGGATATGTCGGGCGAGCTCTCGGAAATCGACAATCATCCCGGTGACGTCGCCACCGACCTGTACCACCGTTCCATGGACATCTCGCTTCAGGAGCGCGAAGAGCTGGAACTAACCGAAATTGAGGACGCGCTTCGAGCGATGGACAACGGCACATACGGCATTTGCGCAGCAAGCGGTGAGCCGATTCCTTATGAGCGCCTGGCCGCCCTGCCCGCAACACGCTATTGCAAAGAACACAGCCCCCGTCAGGAAAAACCGCATACGCGGCCTGTCGAAGAGGAGTTTCTCACCCCGCCCTTTGGACGAAGCAGCCTGGATGACAAGGAGTATAACGGGTTTGACGGTGAGGATGCCTGGCAGATCGTCGAAAGCTACGGCACCTCCAATACGCCGGCCATGGCCGAGGGAAACAATATCGATTCCTACAATGATGTAGAGATCGAATCCCACGATCCGGACGGCTGGGTGGAGCCCTGGGAAAATTTCATCGCCACGGATATGACCGGCAGCAACATTACGATCATGCGCGGCCATCAGTACCAGCA encodes:
- a CDS encoding TraR/DksA C4-type zinc finger protein → MNHLTSEQLDHLHGLLVQQRDDIRHRLIENEDHGLEDSMRDMSGELSEIDNHPGDVATDLYHRSMDISLQEREELELTEIEDALRAMDNGTYGICAASGEPIPYERLAALPATRYCKEHSPRQEKPHTRPVEEEFLTPPFGRSSLDDKEYNGFDGEDAWQIVESYGTSNTPAMAEGNNIDSYNDVEIESHDPDGWVEPWENFIATDMTGSNITIMRGHQYQQYMDSGEGDYLLDPYGKREKE